In Malus sylvestris chromosome 15, drMalSylv7.2, whole genome shotgun sequence, a single genomic region encodes these proteins:
- the LOC126604984 gene encoding probable hexokinase-like 2 protein isoform X1 produces the protein MKKEVVVVATMTAAATVVVAAVLLRQWKRKKQRQWRETQKILRKFARDCSTPVPKLWQVSNALVSDMKACLASSGTITTLNMLVSYVSPLPTGDEKGFYYGVNLRGTNFLILCARLGGKNNPISDLHKEEIPIPSNLMAATSKELFDFIAVELGKFVSEHPNTLAEELSKLGCIVSCPVEQSVVSDGTAIKWKSFSADSKVGKKLVSDFNKALEEHGVKLRVYAMVDDTVGNLAGGRYYNRESVAAVTLAMGTDAAYVEPANAALQWHGPSPKLGDMVISTQWGGFSSPHLPITIFDTCLDAESPNPGCRRFEKLISGMYLGEIVRRVLLKMAQETAVFGDTVPLKLMTPYQLSSPDMAAMHQDTSEDHKIVGEKLKKVFGITSTSPKAREVVSEVCDIVAERGARLSGAGILGIIKKLGRIENKKSVVTVEGGLYEHYRVFRNYLNSSVWEMLGNDLSDNVVIKHSHGGSGTGALFLAASQMQMQNDDPDPDPEPGNDDDDEEPDIDDAHPDNDDHDHEHGNDVRDPNLN, from the exons ATGAAgaaggaggtggtggtggtggcaacaATGACAGCAGCCGCCACAGTGGTAGTGGCAGCAGTTTTACTGAGACAGTGGAAGAGGAAGAAGCAGCGTCAATGGAGAGAAACACAAAAAATACTACGAAAATTTGCAAGGGACTGCTCCACTCCGGTGCCAAAGCTTTGGCAGGTCTCAAATGCCTTGGTGTCTGACATGAAAGCTTGCCTTGCTTCCAGTGGAACCATTACAACTCTCAATATGCTTGTTTCCTACGTTTCTCCCCTCCCCACCGG AGATGAGAAAGGATTTTATTATGGCGTAAATTTAAGGGGAACAAACTTCTTGATCTTGTGTGCCAGACTTGGAGGGAAGAACAACCCCATTTCAGATTTACATAAGGAGGAGATTCCCATTCCCTCCAATCTCATGGCTGCTACTTCAAAG gaattatttgattttattgcTGTGGAGCTAGGAAAGTTTGTTTCGGAACATCCCAATACGTTAGCAGAGGAGCTGAGCAAACTTGGTTGTATAGTGTCATGTCCGGTCGAACAATCTGTTGTCTCCGATGGAACCGCTATCAAATGGAAGAGTTTCTCAGCTGATAGCAAA GTTGGAAAGAAGTTGGTGAGTGACTTCAACAAAGCTCTGGAGGAACATGGAGTGAAATTGCGGGTTTACGCAATG GTTGATGATACCGTAGGAAATTTGGCAGGAGGTAGATACTACAACAGAGAAAGTGTGGCTGCGGTTACTCTAGCAATGGGCACGGATGCTGCTTATGTAGAGCCTGCAAATGCAGCTCTCCAGTGGCATGGCCCATCGCCTAAATTAGGCGACATG GTAATTAGCACACAGTGGGGAGGTTTCAGTTCTCCTCATCTTCCAATAACCATCTTTGATACTTGTTTAGATGCTGAAAGCCCAAATCCTGGATGCCGG AGATTTGAGAAGCTGATTTCGGGAATGTATCTGGGAGAGATTGTGAGAAGAGTATTATTGAAGATGGCACAGGAAACAGCAGTGTTTGGGGACACGGTGCCTTTGAAACTCATGACTCCTTACCAATTGAG TTCACCTGATATGGCTGCCATGCATCAAGATACATCAGAGGATCACAAAATTGTTGGAGAAAAACTGAAGAAAGTTTTTGGG ATCACTAGTACTTCTCCAAAGGCGAGAGAGGTAGTTTCGGAGGTTTGTGACATCGTTGCCGAACGTGGAGCCCGTCTTTCTGGAGCTGGCATTCTTGGGATAATTAAGAAGCTTGGGAgaattgaaaacaagaaaagCGTAGTTACCGTGGAAGGTGGCCTTTACGAGCACTATAGAGTCTTCAGAAATTATCTCAACAGCAGTGTGTGGGAAATGCTTGGGAATGATCTTTCAGACAATGTTGTTATTAAACATTCTCATGGTGGTTCAGGAACTGGAGCCCTATTTCTTGCTGCATCCCAAATGCAAATGCAGAATGACGATCCTGACCCTGATCCTGAACCAggtaatgatgatgatgatgaagaaccTGATATTGATGATGCCCATCCTGATAATGACGATCATGATCATGAGCATGGTAATGACGTTCGTGATCCTAATCTGAACTGA
- the LOC126604984 gene encoding probable hexokinase-like 2 protein isoform X2: protein MKKEVVVVATMTAAATVVVAAVLLRQWKRKKQRQWRETQKILRKFARDCSTPVPKLWQVSNALVSDMKACLASSGTITTLNMLVSYVSPLPTGDEKGFYYGVNLRGTNFLILCARLGGKNNPISDLHKEEIPIPSNLMAATSKELFDFIAVELGKFVSEHPNTLAEELSKLGCIVSCPVEQSVVSDGTAIKWKSFSADSKVGKKLVSDFNKALEEHGVKLRVYAMVDDTVGNLAGGRYYNRESVAAVTLAMGTDAAYVEPANAALQWHGPSPKLGDMVISTQWGGFSSPHLPITIFDTCLDAESPNPGCRRFEKLISGMYLGEIVRRVLLKMAQETAVFGDTVPLKLMTPYQLSSPDMAAMHQDTSEDHKIVGEKLKKVFGITSTSPKAREVVSEVCDIVAERGARLSGAGILGIIKKLGRIENKKSVVTVEGTGALFLAASQMQMQNDDPDPDPEPGNDDDDEEPDIDDAHPDNDDHDHEHGNDVRDPNLN, encoded by the exons ATGAAgaaggaggtggtggtggtggcaacaATGACAGCAGCCGCCACAGTGGTAGTGGCAGCAGTTTTACTGAGACAGTGGAAGAGGAAGAAGCAGCGTCAATGGAGAGAAACACAAAAAATACTACGAAAATTTGCAAGGGACTGCTCCACTCCGGTGCCAAAGCTTTGGCAGGTCTCAAATGCCTTGGTGTCTGACATGAAAGCTTGCCTTGCTTCCAGTGGAACCATTACAACTCTCAATATGCTTGTTTCCTACGTTTCTCCCCTCCCCACCGG AGATGAGAAAGGATTTTATTATGGCGTAAATTTAAGGGGAACAAACTTCTTGATCTTGTGTGCCAGACTTGGAGGGAAGAACAACCCCATTTCAGATTTACATAAGGAGGAGATTCCCATTCCCTCCAATCTCATGGCTGCTACTTCAAAG gaattatttgattttattgcTGTGGAGCTAGGAAAGTTTGTTTCGGAACATCCCAATACGTTAGCAGAGGAGCTGAGCAAACTTGGTTGTATAGTGTCATGTCCGGTCGAACAATCTGTTGTCTCCGATGGAACCGCTATCAAATGGAAGAGTTTCTCAGCTGATAGCAAA GTTGGAAAGAAGTTGGTGAGTGACTTCAACAAAGCTCTGGAGGAACATGGAGTGAAATTGCGGGTTTACGCAATG GTTGATGATACCGTAGGAAATTTGGCAGGAGGTAGATACTACAACAGAGAAAGTGTGGCTGCGGTTACTCTAGCAATGGGCACGGATGCTGCTTATGTAGAGCCTGCAAATGCAGCTCTCCAGTGGCATGGCCCATCGCCTAAATTAGGCGACATG GTAATTAGCACACAGTGGGGAGGTTTCAGTTCTCCTCATCTTCCAATAACCATCTTTGATACTTGTTTAGATGCTGAAAGCCCAAATCCTGGATGCCGG AGATTTGAGAAGCTGATTTCGGGAATGTATCTGGGAGAGATTGTGAGAAGAGTATTATTGAAGATGGCACAGGAAACAGCAGTGTTTGGGGACACGGTGCCTTTGAAACTCATGACTCCTTACCAATTGAG TTCACCTGATATGGCTGCCATGCATCAAGATACATCAGAGGATCACAAAATTGTTGGAGAAAAACTGAAGAAAGTTTTTGGG ATCACTAGTACTTCTCCAAAGGCGAGAGAGGTAGTTTCGGAGGTTTGTGACATCGTTGCCGAACGTGGAGCCCGTCTTTCTGGAGCTGGCATTCTTGGGATAATTAAGAAGCTTGGGAgaattgaaaacaagaaaagCGTAGTTACCGTGGAAG GAACTGGAGCCCTATTTCTTGCTGCATCCCAAATGCAAATGCAGAATGACGATCCTGACCCTGATCCTGAACCAggtaatgatgatgatgatgaagaaccTGATATTGATGATGCCCATCCTGATAATGACGATCATGATCATGAGCATGGTAATGACGTTCGTGATCCTAATCTGAACTGA